A single genomic interval of Methylocystis sp. IM3 harbors:
- a CDS encoding sulfite exporter TauE/SafE family protein: MFAFADALHAFNPLHSVSGFIVGTLVGFTGVGGGSLMTPILVLLFGVAPTTAVGTDLLYAAITKSNGTLVHSLNGTVDWRITRRLACGSIPATIITLLTLSWLGKAAGHAANGLITSALGFALLLTAAAILFRRWILDYIAHHLDNLSDRRVACLTMALGAFLGVLVSVSSVGAGALGMTILLALYPRAPTVRLVGSDIAHAVPLTFVAGFGHWLMGGVDWLLLFSLLVGSLPGIAIGSHLAARVPDHYLRPALATMMAAVGVKLSI, translated from the coding sequence ATGTTCGCTTTCGCCGATGCGCTCCACGCGTTCAACCCGCTCCATTCCGTGTCCGGCTTCATCGTCGGGACGCTTGTCGGCTTCACGGGCGTAGGCGGCGGGTCTCTCATGACGCCGATCCTGGTGCTGCTGTTCGGCGTCGCGCCGACGACCGCGGTCGGCACCGATCTGCTCTACGCCGCCATCACCAAGAGCAACGGCACGCTCGTCCATTCGCTCAACGGGACCGTCGACTGGCGGATCACGCGACGCCTCGCCTGCGGCTCCATCCCCGCGACCATCATCACCCTGCTCACCCTCTCCTGGCTGGGCAAGGCGGCTGGCCACGCGGCGAACGGGCTCATCACCTCGGCGCTGGGCTTCGCGCTGCTGCTGACGGCCGCCGCCATTCTCTTCCGGCGCTGGATTCTCGACTACATCGCCCATCATCTCGACAATCTCTCAGACCGTCGGGTCGCCTGCCTGACGATGGCGCTGGGCGCCTTTCTCGGCGTGCTGGTGTCGGTTTCCTCCGTCGGCGCCGGCGCCCTCGGCATGACGATCCTTCTCGCGCTCTATCCGCGCGCGCCGACCGTGCGTCTCGTCGGCTCCGACATTGCCCATGCCGTGCCATTGACCTTCGTCGCCGGCTTCGGGCATTGGCTTATGGGCGGCGTGGACTGGCTGTTGCTGTTTTCGCTGCTCGTCGGCTCCCTGCCCGGCATCGCCATCGGGAGCCATCTCGCCGCCCGCGTGCCAGACCATTATCTGAGGCCGGCGCTGGCGACGATGATGGCGGCGGTCGGCGTCAAGCTGTCGATCTGA
- the cysK gene encoding cysteine synthase A: MSKDKPFTPPAKPGRGRIYDSITQTIGDTPLVRLDRLAKEKGVKANLLAKLEFFNPIASVKDRIGVAMIDALEKAGKITPGQSVLIEPTSGNTGIALAFVAAARGYRLILVMPESMSIERRKMLALLGAELVLTPAAQGMKGALAKAAELQAETAGSVIPQQFENPANPEIHRVTTAEEIWNDADGHVDYFVSGVGTGGTITGVGQVLKQRNPSLRVVAVEPEDSAVLSGRPPGPHKIQGIGAGFVPPILDRGIIDEIVTIGNQTAFETARLLARIEGIPVGISSGAAVAAALEIASRPEAEGKNIVLIIPSFAERYLSTALFEGL; the protein is encoded by the coding sequence ATGTCGAAGGACAAGCCTTTCACGCCCCCCGCCAAGCCGGGCCGGGGCCGGATTTACGACTCGATCACCCAAACGATCGGCGACACGCCTCTCGTCCGGCTGGACCGGCTGGCCAAGGAAAAAGGCGTGAAGGCCAATCTCCTCGCCAAGCTCGAATTCTTCAATCCCATCGCGAGCGTCAAGGACCGCATCGGCGTCGCCATGATCGACGCGCTCGAAAAGGCCGGCAAGATCACGCCCGGCCAGTCGGTGCTGATCGAGCCGACCTCCGGCAACACCGGTATCGCGCTCGCCTTCGTCGCGGCGGCGCGCGGCTACCGGCTCATTCTCGTCATGCCCGAATCCATGTCGATCGAGCGGCGCAAGATGCTCGCGCTTCTGGGCGCCGAACTCGTGCTGACCCCCGCCGCGCAGGGCATGAAGGGCGCGCTCGCCAAGGCTGCCGAGCTTCAAGCGGAGACGGCCGGATCCGTCATTCCGCAGCAGTTCGAAAATCCGGCCAATCCGGAAATCCACCGCGTCACCACCGCCGAGGAAATCTGGAACGACGCCGACGGCCACGTCGATTACTTCGTCTCGGGCGTGGGCACGGGTGGCACCATCACGGGCGTGGGCCAAGTCCTGAAACAGCGCAATCCGTCTTTGCGCGTCGTGGCTGTCGAGCCCGAGGACTCTGCCGTTCTCTCCGGACGCCCGCCGGGACCGCACAAGATTCAGGGAATCGGCGCCGGCTTCGTGCCGCCAATTCTCGACCGGGGGATCATCGACGAGATCGTGACGATCGGCAACCAGACCGCCTTCGAGACCGCGCGGCTGCTGGCGCGCATCGAGGGGATTCCCGTCGGCATCTCGTCCGGCGCCGCCGTGGCGGCCGCGCTGGAGATCGCGAGCCGTCCCGAGGCGGAGGGCAAGAACATTGTGCTGATCATCCCCTCCTTCGCCGAACGCTATCTGTCGACGGCGCTGTTCGAGGGCCTCTGA
- a CDS encoding aspartate carbamoyltransferase catalytic subunit has protein sequence MQADARIFPHRHLLGIEGLKRPDIETLLDMAEQAVEVSRQVEKKRSILRGRTQINLFYEPSTRTQASFEIAGKRLGADVMNMSVARSSESKGETLLDTAMTLNAMRPDIIVVRHAQAGAAHLLARKVDCSVVNAGDGAHEHPTQALLDALTIRRNKGRIEGLVIAICGDILHSRVARSNIVLLSALGARLRVVGPSTLAPDSISRLGVEVHHDMRGGLSGADIVMMLRLQRERMSGALTPSAREYFHFYGLDEEKLSYAAPGALVMHPGPMNRGVEIDSSVADSGRSLIREQVEMGVAVRMAVLEALAQHLPNV, from the coding sequence ATGCAGGCCGACGCCAGAATTTTTCCGCACCGCCACCTTCTCGGCATCGAGGGGCTCAAGCGCCCGGACATAGAGACGCTGCTCGACATGGCCGAGCAGGCTGTTGAAGTCTCCCGGCAGGTCGAGAAGAAACGCTCGATTCTGCGCGGGCGCACACAGATCAATCTTTTTTACGAGCCCTCCACCCGCACCCAGGCGTCTTTCGAGATCGCGGGCAAGCGGCTCGGCGCCGATGTGATGAACATGTCGGTGGCGCGATCTTCGGAATCGAAGGGCGAAACGCTGCTCGACACGGCGATGACGCTCAACGCCATGCGGCCCGACATCATCGTCGTGCGTCACGCGCAGGCGGGCGCGGCCCATCTGCTCGCGCGCAAGGTCGACTGCTCTGTCGTGAACGCCGGCGACGGCGCGCATGAACATCCGACTCAGGCGCTGCTGGACGCCCTGACCATCCGCCGCAACAAGGGGCGAATCGAGGGGCTCGTCATCGCCATCTGCGGCGATATTCTGCATTCCCGCGTGGCGCGCTCGAACATTGTGCTGCTCTCGGCGCTGGGCGCGCGGCTGCGCGTGGTGGGACCGTCGACGCTCGCGCCCGACAGTATTTCCCGGCTCGGGGTCGAGGTGCATCATGACATGCGCGGCGGCCTCTCGGGCGCGGACATCGTGATGATGCTGCGGTTGCAGCGCGAGCGCATGTCTGGCGCGTTGACGCCGAGCGCGCGGGAATATTTCCACTTCTATGGGCTCGACGAGGAAAAGCTGTCCTATGCCGCGCCGGGCGCTCTCGTGATGCATCCGGGTCCGATGAACCGGGGCGTGGAGATCGACTCCTCCGTGGCCGACAGCGGCCGCTCGCTGATCCGCGAGCAGGTCGAGATGGGCGTCGCCGTCAGAATGGCCGTGCTGGAGGCCCTCGCGCAGCATCTCCCGAATGTGTAA
- the nadA gene encoding quinolinate synthase NadA, translated as MTFPTAELDFAPAPRLEPKGRFPRLPRPNLEWTPEVEAATAHLYERVSKVIPPVEWPFHAPYVKAINDLKAARNAVILAHNYQTPEIYHCVSDYIGDSLQLAKLAAQSNADVIVQGGVYFMAETSKILNPDKTVLIPDAEAGCSLAASITAADIRGLRREYPGVPIVAYVNTSAEVKAEVDICCTSSNAVKVVESLGVDRVIMVPDRFLAQNVAAQTKVKIIAWHGACEVHELFTAEEILGFKADHPGLKVIAHPECPREVVEVSDFSGSTAAMIDYVRNNKPARVMLVTECSMADNIAAETTGTQFVRPCNFCPHMKRITLPRILDALLEIREEVVVDPATAARARRSVQRMIDLG; from the coding sequence ATGACCTTCCCCACCGCCGAACTCGATTTTGCGCCCGCGCCCCGCCTGGAGCCCAAGGGGCGTTTCCCCAGGCTGCCACGTCCGAATCTGGAATGGACGCCTGAGGTCGAGGCTGCGACCGCGCATCTCTACGAGCGCGTCTCCAAGGTCATTCCGCCGGTCGAATGGCCGTTTCACGCGCCTTATGTGAAGGCGATCAACGACCTCAAGGCGGCGCGCAACGCCGTGATCCTGGCGCATAATTACCAGACGCCAGAAATCTATCACTGCGTTTCCGACTACATTGGCGACAGCCTCCAGCTCGCCAAGCTGGCCGCGCAGTCGAACGCCGACGTCATCGTGCAGGGCGGCGTCTATTTCATGGCCGAGACGTCGAAGATCCTTAATCCCGACAAGACCGTGCTGATTCCGGACGCGGAAGCCGGCTGCTCGCTGGCGGCCTCGATCACGGCCGCCGACATTCGCGGGCTGCGCCGCGAATATCCGGGCGTGCCGATCGTCGCTTATGTCAACACCTCGGCCGAGGTGAAGGCGGAGGTAGATATCTGCTGCACCTCCTCCAACGCGGTGAAGGTCGTCGAGAGCCTCGGCGTCGACCGCGTCATCATGGTCCCGGACCGATTCCTGGCGCAGAACGTCGCCGCGCAGACCAAGGTGAAGATCATCGCCTGGCACGGCGCCTGTGAGGTGCACGAGCTTTTCACGGCTGAGGAAATTCTCGGTTTCAAGGCTGACCATCCGGGCCTGAAGGTGATCGCCCATCCGGAATGCCCGCGCGAAGTCGTGGAGGTCTCGGACTTTTCCGGCTCCACCGCGGCGATGATCGACTATGTGCGCAACAACAAGCCGGCGCGCGTCATGCTCGTGACGGAATGCTCCATGGCTGACAATATCGCGGCGGAGACGACGGGAACGCAGTTCGTGCGGCCCTGCAATTTCTGCCCGCACATGAAGCGCATCACGCTGCCCAGGATTCTCGACGCACTGCTGGAGATTCGTGAGGAAGTCGTCGTGGATCCGGCGACGGCCGCACGCGCGCGCCGCAGCGTGCAGAGGATGATCGACCTGGGGTGA
- a CDS encoding DUF4202 domain-containing protein — MPSLEATLAAIDAANAEDPRKADGRAYESLYAERMSARLSALYPEASDLLKIAARAQHLRRWEIPRADYPEGRRGYNDWRRACRDHHARLAGGIMCAHGYDEAAIAHVGALIRKEQLKKDPESQALENVAAIVFLEYYFEDFLAKYQGYEDEKIVDILGKTLCKMSPKGHGAALALPLPDRARALVSAAVAREAAALERLAAVSLD; from the coding sequence ATGCCGTCCCTCGAAGCGACACTCGCCGCCATCGACGCCGCCAACGCGGAAGATCCCCGCAAGGCGGACGGCCGGGCCTACGAAAGCCTCTACGCCGAGCGCATGAGCGCCCGCCTTTCGGCCCTCTATCCGGAAGCGTCCGACCTTCTGAAGATCGCCGCCCGCGCCCAGCATCTGCGCCGATGGGAAATCCCACGCGCCGATTATCCGGAGGGACGCCGCGGCTACAACGACTGGCGACGCGCCTGCCGGGATCATCATGCCCGTCTCGCCGGCGGCATCATGTGCGCCCACGGCTATGACGAAGCGGCCATCGCCCATGTCGGCGCTTTGATTCGCAAGGAGCAGCTCAAGAAAGACCCGGAATCGCAGGCACTGGAGAATGTCGCCGCCATCGTCTTCCTCGAATATTATTTCGAGGATTTCCTCGCCAAATACCAAGGTTACGAGGACGAAAAGATCGTCGACATTCTCGGCAAGACGCTGTGCAAAATGTCGCCCAAGGGCCACGGCGCGGCGCTTGCTCTGCCCCTGCCCGACCGCGCCCGCGCGCTCGTCTCCGCCGCCGTGGCGCGAGAGGCGGCGGCGCTCGAACGGCTCGCCGCCGTCTCGCTCGATTAG
- a CDS encoding L-aspartate oxidase: MPGKLPPIVIVGGGLAGVFCALKLAPHPVAILAPTPVGSSGSSYWAQGGIAAAVEEGDTPERHADDTVAAGAGIVDREIALGMAREARDRVEDLAAMGAPFDRRDGGAFAPSREAAHSHRRVVRVMGDAAGRAIMETLEREVARTPSVTVVAGYSAQEIITHGGRIVGVRARHDSGRICDIPCSALVLATGGVGHLYRLTTNPVEARGVGVAMAARAGVAIADAEFVQFHPTAIDIDADPAPLATEALRGEGATIVDRDGGRFLLDVDPAGELAPRDVVARGVFASIRAGRGAFLDARAAVGAEFPRRFPNVYASCTAAGIDPVTQPIPVAPAAHYHMGGVWTDRRGRTSLSGLWAIGEVASTGVHGANRLASNSLLEAVVFGARAAADIAAAELPEIDPRVMADRAEPLAHDRDFAIVEELRDLMSANVGVIRDAAGLAGALKAIRRLSSRTSDIEISNMLTTALLIAASAFARRESRGAQFRSDFPNADPALAHRTRMTLAEALRIAEEAGA; encoded by the coding sequence ATGCCGGGCAAGCTCCCTCCCATCGTCATCGTCGGCGGCGGCCTTGCGGGCGTCTTCTGCGCGCTGAAGCTCGCGCCGCACCCGGTGGCCATCCTCGCGCCCACGCCGGTCGGGTCGAGCGGCTCCTCTTATTGGGCGCAAGGCGGCATCGCCGCTGCGGTCGAGGAAGGCGATACGCCGGAGCGGCACGCCGACGACACGGTGGCGGCCGGCGCCGGCATCGTGGACCGTGAGATTGCGCTCGGCATGGCGCGCGAGGCGCGCGACCGGGTCGAGGATCTCGCCGCAATGGGCGCGCCTTTCGACAGACGCGACGGGGGCGCCTTTGCGCCTTCGCGCGAGGCGGCCCATTCGCATCGCCGCGTGGTGCGCGTGATGGGCGACGCCGCCGGGCGCGCCATCATGGAGACGCTGGAGAGAGAGGTCGCGCGGACGCCTTCCGTCACAGTTGTCGCCGGCTATTCCGCTCAGGAGATCATCACGCACGGAGGCCGCATCGTCGGCGTGCGCGCGCGCCACGATTCGGGCCGCATCTGCGACATTCCCTGCTCGGCCCTGGTGCTGGCGACTGGCGGCGTCGGCCATTTGTACCGTCTCACGACCAATCCGGTGGAGGCGCGCGGGGTCGGCGTCGCCATGGCGGCGCGCGCCGGGGTCGCCATCGCCGACGCGGAATTCGTGCAATTCCACCCGACGGCCATCGACATTGACGCCGATCCGGCCCCGCTCGCGACGGAGGCGCTGCGCGGCGAAGGCGCGACCATCGTAGACCGCGACGGCGGGCGCTTCCTGCTCGACGTCGATCCGGCGGGGGAGCTCGCGCCGCGCGACGTCGTCGCGCGCGGCGTCTTCGCCAGCATTCGGGCCGGGCGCGGCGCCTTTCTGGACGCGCGGGCCGCCGTCGGTGCCGAGTTCCCGCGTCGCTTTCCGAACGTCTACGCAAGCTGCACGGCGGCCGGCATCGACCCGGTAACGCAGCCGATCCCCGTCGCGCCAGCCGCGCATTATCACATGGGCGGCGTCTGGACAGACAGGCGGGGCCGCACGAGCCTATCGGGCCTCTGGGCCATCGGCGAGGTCGCCTCGACCGGCGTGCATGGCGCCAACCGGCTCGCCTCAAATTCGCTGCTGGAGGCGGTTGTCTTCGGCGCGCGGGCCGCCGCCGACATCGCGGCCGCCGAATTGCCGGAAATCGACCCGCGCGTCATGGCGGATCGCGCCGAGCCGCTCGCCCATGACCGCGACTTCGCCATTGTGGAGGAGTTGCGCGACCTGATGTCGGCGAATGTCGGCGTCATTCGCGACGCCGCCGGTCTCGCGGGGGCGCTCAAGGCGATCCGACGCCTTTCCTCGCGCACGAGCGACATCGAGATTTCCAACATGCTGACCACCGCGCTGCTGATCGCGGCTTCCGCCTTCGCCCGCCGCGAGAGCAGAGGCGCGCAGTTCCGCTCGGATTTTCCCAACGCCGATCCCGCTTTGGCGCATCGCACGCGCATGACGCTGGCTGAGGCCCTGCGGATCGCCGAAGAGGCCGGCGCATGA
- the nadC gene encoding carboxylating nicotinate-nucleotide diphosphorylase, producing MDFDLPPFLVEDAVRAALAEDLGRAGDVTTQAIIPRSVTARAVIAAREAGVVAGLPLARAAFAQIDSTVGFEAWKADGDAIEPGAIVARIEGPARAILSAERVALNYLGRLSGVASLTALYAARIADTRARVCDTRKTTPLMRALEKYAVRCGGGANHRFGLDDAVLIKDNHIAVAGGVVPALRAAKAFVGHLTKIEIEVDTLDQLGEVVAEGADAVLLDNMPPEILRAAVALVGGRMICEASGGVTLETVAAIAETGVDLISVGALTHSARVLDLGLDIDIT from the coding sequence ATGGATTTTGATCTTCCTCCCTTCCTCGTCGAGGACGCCGTTCGCGCCGCGCTGGCGGAGGACCTCGGCCGCGCCGGGGATGTCACCACCCAGGCGATCATCCCCAGGAGCGTCACGGCGCGCGCGGTGATCGCCGCGCGCGAGGCGGGCGTCGTCGCCGGCCTGCCGCTCGCCCGGGCGGCTTTCGCGCAGATCGATTCGACCGTCGGCTTCGAAGCCTGGAAGGCGGATGGCGACGCCATCGAGCCCGGCGCAATCGTCGCGCGCATCGAAGGCCCGGCGCGCGCGATTCTTTCGGCGGAGCGCGTGGCGCTGAACTATCTCGGCCGATTGTCGGGGGTCGCCTCGCTCACGGCGCTTTACGCCGCGCGCATCGCCGACACGAGGGCGCGCGTCTGCGACACGCGCAAGACCACGCCGCTGATGCGCGCTCTGGAGAAATACGCCGTGCGCTGCGGGGGCGGCGCCAATCACCGCTTTGGCCTCGATGACGCCGTGCTCATCAAGGACAATCACATCGCCGTCGCCGGCGGCGTCGTCCCTGCCCTGCGCGCCGCCAAGGCCTTCGTCGGCCATCTGACGAAGATCGAGATCGAAGTGGATACGCTCGATCAGCTCGGAGAGGTCGTTGCGGAAGGGGCCGACGCGGTGCTGCTCGACAACATGCCGCCCGAAATCCTGCGCGCCGCCGTGGCGCTCGTCGGTGGGCGCATGATCTGCGAAGCCTCGGGCGGCGTGACGCTGGAGACGGTGGCGGCCATTGCCGAAACCGGCGTCGATCTCATCTCGGTCGGCGCTCTCACCCACTCCGCGCGCGTGCTCGACCTGGGGCTCGATATCGACATCACTTGA
- a CDS encoding fatty acid cis/trans isomerase has product MAWLLKAVVAVLLFLSGCDGMSPAAAQTGPAPSASPDYTTDIQPIFNRRCIACHGCLGSPCNVKLDSFRGVDRGGFGVNPYSSHVEASPRVDMDFAQTTQEWRQRGFYPILEREGSSADRLDRSLLYKMVSAGARHNQPGFSRAAVMPLYARRYSHRCPATPEALNAHLDSYPAAGMPFGLPALSSAEIEKLAAWVANGSPAPTPESLQRAGAVNGRAAVGDWEAFLNDPDPRHRLVARYIFDHVYQASIVLEESPGDFFRLVRSKTPARRADAEGKAAVDLPVEVIDTPLPYDNPYTYAGVDQFWYRLQKVSTPRVQKNHFVWRLNKGSLAHLGQLFFARDWDKTQDMNPPWGVGNPFRIYRAIPAEARSLFLLENSEMIVGGITYGPVCLGQTATYAVKDHFWVNFLDPRHDPSVQDPELGLETWSTMMDRFPIGDAEYVEAYAKAQKKLTPEGMTIDAIWNGDGKNPNAWLTVLRHETNVSVMKGRQGGVPRSQWLIGYSGFERLYYDTVASYKYWEGDLGKLETLVFFNFLRQEMEDNFLLLLPEKDREPIRRNWSQGAFGAVGRFLVPFPDSNLPGGIAGAAPSPLLDVVARIQARLGPAISGPVDAFNPLVKPKISLDQPIDGYGRWIKAVSLLTETTAYKFPRFLPSVVLLRLNHGRESRVYSLIANRVYKTQFDLFFQNGEALPDEYTMSVYPTIIGGFPNLFMELDLAQAPAFLKELRSVQTLDDWKALRNRYGVLRNSAHFWPTLDWFNDWNFRRRGEDAGYLDLSYYDLLDTVY; this is encoded by the coding sequence TTGGCCTGGCTTCTGAAGGCTGTCGTCGCGGTGCTGCTGTTCCTGTCAGGATGCGACGGGATGAGTCCTGCGGCGGCGCAGACGGGTCCGGCTCCTTCGGCGTCGCCCGATTACACGACGGACATCCAGCCGATCTTCAATCGCCGCTGCATCGCCTGTCACGGCTGTCTCGGCTCGCCCTGCAACGTGAAACTCGACTCCTTCCGCGGCGTCGATCGCGGCGGATTCGGCGTCAATCCCTATAGCAGCCACGTCGAGGCCAGCCCGCGCGTCGATATGGACTTCGCGCAGACGACGCAGGAGTGGCGCCAGCGCGGGTTCTATCCGATCCTCGAACGCGAGGGGTCGTCCGCGGACCGGCTCGACCGGTCCCTGCTCTACAAGATGGTTTCCGCCGGCGCTCGGCATAATCAGCCGGGCTTCTCGCGCGCGGCGGTCATGCCGCTCTACGCCAGGCGCTACAGCCACCGATGCCCGGCGACCCCCGAGGCGCTGAACGCTCATCTCGACTCCTATCCCGCAGCTGGAATGCCCTTCGGCTTGCCGGCCCTCTCGAGCGCGGAGATCGAAAAACTCGCGGCCTGGGTGGCCAACGGCTCGCCGGCACCCACGCCGGAGTCGCTGCAACGGGCCGGGGCGGTCAACGGCCGGGCGGCTGTCGGCGACTGGGAGGCGTTCCTCAACGACCCGGACCCGCGCCATCGGCTGGTCGCCCGTTACATCTTCGATCACGTCTATCAGGCCAGCATCGTCCTCGAGGAGAGCCCGGGGGACTTCTTCCGTCTCGTACGGTCCAAGACCCCCGCGCGCCGCGCAGACGCCGAGGGAAAGGCGGCGGTCGATCTTCCGGTCGAGGTCATCGACACCCCTCTCCCCTATGACAATCCTTACACTTACGCGGGGGTGGACCAGTTCTGGTATCGCCTTCAGAAGGTCTCGACGCCGAGAGTACAGAAAAACCATTTCGTCTGGCGCCTGAACAAAGGATCGCTCGCGCATCTCGGACAGCTTTTCTTCGCGCGCGACTGGGACAAAACGCAGGACATGAACCCGCCCTGGGGCGTCGGCAATCCGTTCCGAATCTACCGGGCGATTCCGGCGGAGGCGCGCTCCCTGTTCCTGCTCGAAAATTCGGAAATGATCGTCGGCGGGATCACCTATGGACCCGTGTGCCTGGGACAGACGGCGACCTATGCCGTCAAGGATCATTTCTGGGTCAATTTCCTCGACCCGCGTCACGACCCGTCCGTGCAGGACCCGGAACTCGGGCTCGAAACCTGGTCCACCATGATGGACCGCTTTCCCATCGGCGACGCCGAATATGTCGAGGCTTATGCGAAGGCGCAGAAGAAGCTGACGCCCGAGGGCATGACCATTGACGCCATCTGGAACGGCGACGGAAAGAATCCGAACGCCTGGCTCACCGTCCTGCGGCACGAAACCAATGTCTCTGTGATGAAGGGCCGTCAGGGCGGCGTTCCGCGCAGCCAATGGCTGATCGGCTACAGCGGCTTCGAGCGTCTCTATTACGATACGGTGGCGAGCTACAAATATTGGGAGGGCGATCTCGGGAAGCTCGAGACGCTGGTCTTCTTCAATTTCCTACGACAGGAAATGGAAGACAATTTTCTGCTCCTGCTCCCCGAGAAAGATCGCGAACCGATCCGCCGGAATTGGTCGCAGGGCGCGTTCGGCGCTGTCGGGCGCTTTCTCGTGCCCTTCCCCGACAGCAATCTGCCCGGAGGAATCGCAGGAGCCGCGCCGAGCCCCTTGCTCGACGTGGTCGCGCGCATTCAGGCGCGCCTGGGTCCGGCGATCAGCGGGCCGGTCGATGCGTTCAATCCCCTCGTCAAACCAAAGATTTCGCTTGACCAGCCGATTGACGGCTACGGGCGCTGGATCAAGGCGGTCTCGCTGCTGACCGAGACCACCGCTTATAAGTTCCCGCGCTTTCTTCCGAGCGTCGTATTACTGCGTTTGAACCACGGACGAGAATCCCGCGTCTATTCGCTGATCGCCAATCGCGTCTACAAGACGCAGTTCGATCTCTTCTTCCAGAATGGCGAGGCATTGCCCGACGAATACACGATGAGCGTCTATCCGACGATCATCGGGGGATTCCCCAACCTCTTCATGGAGCTGGATCTCGCCCAGGCGCCCGCCTTCCTGAAAGAGTTGCGTTCGGTCCAGACCCTCGACGACTGGAAGGCGCTTCGGAACCGCTATGGCGTTCTGCGCAACAGCGCGCATTTCTGGCCTACGCTCGACTGGTTCAACGACTGGAACTTCAGGCGACGCGGCGAGGACGCGGGGTATCTCGACCTTTCCTATTACGATCTGCTCGATACGGTCTACTGA
- a CDS encoding ChbG/HpnK family deacetylase has product MARDRIIALCADDYALSYAVSVGILEALDAGRLTAVSALVNGPRWPAMGRELLRRSENADVGLHFNLTLGRPLGPMPKFAPTGAFPPIATVVRMAMRGKLPLDEIRAEIDRQFDRFEAVMGRRPDFVDGHQHVHGLPGIRDALIEAMAVRKLAGRAWIRYPGDGLHRILMRRAHVGKALAVRGLSSGLRRTARRHGFATNEGFSGFSDFHPGKDYAKAFETYLRAPGRRHLVMCHPGHVDEELAAQDPVTITREQELAFLLSPRLPEMLEKRRLKLARLSAVMT; this is encoded by the coding sequence ATGGCGCGGGACCGGATCATCGCCCTGTGCGCGGACGACTACGCCCTGTCCTACGCTGTCAGCGTCGGCATTCTGGAGGCGCTCGACGCCGGACGCTTGACGGCAGTCTCGGCGCTGGTCAATGGGCCGCGCTGGCCCGCCATGGGCCGCGAGTTGCTTCGCCGCTCGGAAAACGCGGATGTCGGCCTGCATTTCAACCTCACGCTCGGCCGTCCGCTCGGCCCAATGCCCAAATTCGCCCCCACGGGAGCCTTCCCACCGATCGCGACGGTGGTGCGGATGGCCATGCGCGGCAAGCTGCCTCTCGACGAGATTCGCGCCGAGATCGACCGGCAATTCGACCGCTTCGAGGCGGTCATGGGGCGCCGGCCCGATTTCGTGGACGGCCACCAGCACGTGCACGGCCTGCCGGGGATTCGCGACGCGCTGATCGAAGCCATGGCGGTTCGAAAGCTCGCCGGCCGCGCCTGGATCAGATACCCCGGCGACGGGCTTCATCGCATTCTGATGCGGCGGGCGCATGTGGGCAAGGCGCTCGCCGTGCGGGGCTTGTCCTCGGGGTTGCGGCGTACGGCAAGACGGCATGGCTTCGCGACAAACGAGGGTTTTTCCGGCTTTTCGGATTTCCACCCCGGGAAGGATTACGCCAAGGCTTTCGAGACCTATCTGCGCGCGCCGGGGCGACGCCATCTGGTCATGTGCCACCCTGGCCATGTCGATGAGGAGCTCGCGGCTCAGGATCCGGTGACGATTACCCGCGAGCAGGAACTCGCCTTCCTGCTGTCGCCGCGCTTGCCCGAGATGCTGGAAAAGCGCCGGCTGAAACTCGCGCGCCTCAGCGCCGTGATGACTTGA